A portion of the Solea senegalensis isolate Sse05_10M linkage group LG17, IFAPA_SoseM_1, whole genome shotgun sequence genome contains these proteins:
- the LOC122784299 gene encoding proto-oncogene c-Fos-like, giving the protein MHPDSSSEFDSSSSCSTASPGGDTPGCSLHPPHWLSSSVDSSVKDSDTRAADPFVPTVTTVSTSPDLRWMVQPAVITSASPSRPRARTKTRCTPPSPPPQPSGANKAKSSSRKAQKEQSSREEEERRRIRRERNKIAAAKCRNRRRDLIDTLQAETDQLEEEKSNLHTEISELLKEKERLEQVLASHKPSCKLPANSADDDVDVEEEEENEDGVNTMLQDPPTSPQLLSIIEDGKTPGSTTTVGDAAIGQDMDDVPCFPAAAILGNSNILLCSRAEEDDDLEDLRGDDLDDLVPSLEMAVTSEAPASVPDVDLSGPLCLSDWETLYKSVANDLESLSTPVMSSSPTCSNYRTVFSFNYSEIDGLAEGCESFKGSLGATELMKDSLNSPTLLAL; this is encoded by the exons ATGCATCCAGACTCCAGCTCTGAGTTCGACTCATCGTCCAGCTGCAGCACAGCATCGCCTGGCGGGGACACCCCCGGCTGCAGCCTGCATCCTCCCCACTGGCTTTCATCATCAGTGGACAGCAGCGTCAAG GACAGTGACACTCGTGCAGCAGACCCCTTTGTTCCGACCGTGACTACAGTCTCAACCTCGCCTGATCTGAGGTGGATGGTGCAGCCGGCAGTCATCACATCCGCCTCTCCGTCACGTCCTCGTGCCAGGACCAAGACACGGTGCACACCGCCATCACCACCTCCACAGCCTTCAGGTGCAAACAAGGCGAAGTCCTCCAGCAGGAAAGCACAGAAGGAGCAg TCttccagagaggaggaggagcggcgGAGGATAAGGAGGGAGAGGAACAAGATCGCTGCAGCCAAGTGTCGTAACAGACGGAGGGACCTGATAGACACGCTACAAGCT GAAACCGACCAGCTCGAGGAGGAGAAGTCCAACCTACACACGGAGATTTCAGAGCtgctgaaggagaaggagagactGGAGCAGGTCTTAGCCTCCCACAAACCCTCCTGTAAGCTCCCTGCAAATagtgctgatgatgatgttgatgttgaggaggaggaggagaatgaagaTGGCGTCAACACAATGCTGCAGGATCCCCCGACCTCCCCACAGCTGCTGTCCATTATAGAGGACGGAAAAACACCAGGGAGCACAACAACAGTTGGAGACGCCGCGATTGGCCAAGACATGGATGATGTCCCTTGCTTTCCTGCCGCAGCCATTTTGGGGAACTCCAACATCCTCCTTTGTTCGCGCgcggaggaggacgacgacctGGAGGACTTGAGAGGAGATGACCTGGACGACCTGGTGCCCAGCCTGGAGATGGCGGTGACCTCTGAGGCGCCCGCGTCCGTCCCCGACGTGGACCTGAGCGGCCCCCTCTGCCTCTCAGACTGGGAAACCCTGTACAAGTCCGTGGCGAACGACCTTGAATCTCTGAGCACACCGGTCATGTCTTCCAGCCCCACTTGTAGCAATTACCGCACAGTGTTCTCCTTTAATTACTCTGAGATTGATGGCTTGGCTGAGGGCTGCGAGAGCTTCAAAGGCAGCCTGGGAGCGACCGAGTTAATGAAAGATAGTCTTAACTCTCCCACTCTTCTGGCCTTGTGA
- the LOC122784300 gene encoding proto-oncogene c-Fos-like, producing the protein MMFTGFNAECDSSSRCSTASPSADTVGYYPSPAGSYSSMGSPQSQDFTDLTASSASFIPTVTAISTSPDLQWMVQPLISSVAPSNRAHPYSSSPSPAYTRPAMRSAASKGHGSTKRGRAEQISHEEEEKRRVRRERNKQAAAKCRNRRRELTDTLQAETDQLEDEKSNLQNDIANLMKEKERLEFILAAHQPICKIPSELDTDFPMVSISPPQSCLTTGVSSSTQTSITSITSGQPTFTSTSNSIFSSSSISSSSILPTATVSNSTVKLADLDASVLEESLDLMAKTEVETARSVPEVDLSNSLYTVQDWEPLHNSANTGDFEPLCTPVVTCTPSCTTYTSSFVFSFPEAETFPTCGVAHRRGSSSNDQSSDSLNSPTLLAL; encoded by the exons ATGATGTTCACCGGCTTCAACGCGGAGTGTGATTCCTCCTCCCGCTGCAGCACCGCGTCCCCGTCCGCGGACACTGTGGGATATTACCCGTCACCAGCAGGCTCTTACTCCAGCATGGGCTCTCCTCAGTCTCAG GATTTCACAGACCTGACAGCATCAAGTGCCTCATTCATCCCCACTGTCACGGCCATCTCCACAAGCCCAGACCTGCAGTGGATGGTCCAGCCTCTCATCTCCTCGGTGGCCCCCTCTAACAGAGCTCATCCCTACAGCTCCAGCCCGAGTCCTGCCTACACCAGACCAGCCATGAGGTCCGCAGCATCCAAGGGTCACGGCTCAACCAAGAGAGGCAGAGCAGAACAG ATTTCAcacgaggaggaagagaagagaagggtTCGCAGGGAGAGGAATAAGCAGGCTGCAGCAAAATGCCGCAACAGGAGGCGAGAGCTTACCGACACTCTACAAGCT GAAACTGATCAGCTGGAGGATGAGAAGTCCAACCTTCAGAATGATATTGCCAATCTtatgaaggagaaggagaggctGGAGTTCATTCTGGCTGCCCATCAGCCCATCTGCAAAATCCCCTCAGAGCTGGACACAGACTTCCCTATGgtctccatctctcctccccAGTCCTGCCTCACCACTGGGGTGTCTTCCTCAACACAGACCTCCATCACCTCAATCACTTCAGGGCAGCCAACATTCACCTCAACCTCCAACTCCAtcttctccagcagcagcatcagcagcagctccatccTGCCCACCGCCACCGTCTCCAACAGCACGGTCAAGTTGGCGGATCTGGACGCCTCAGTCCTGGAGGAATCTCTGGACCTGATGGCAAAGACCGAGGTGGAGACGGCGCGGTCGGTGCCCGAGGTCGACTTGTCCAACTCTCTGTACACGGTGCAGGACTGGGAGCCGCTTCACAACTCGGCCAATACCGGTGACTTTGAGCCCCTGTGCACGCCCGTGGTGACCTGCACCCCTTCCTGCACCACCTACACCTCTTCATTTGTGTTCAGCTTCCCTGAGGCGGAGACCTTCCCCACTTGTGGCGTCGCCCACaggagaggaagcagcagcaatgACCAGTCCTCCGACTCCCTGAACTCACCCACCCTGCTGGCCCTCTAA